ATTTGCTTACTGAAGCACATTCCAATGGGCTTGTCCTAACAGTTCATGCCAATTCACTTGAAGCACATTCTTTTTTGGTGGACATAGGAGTGGACATTATGGCACACGGAATATGGAACTGGGGAAAGTACAAGGATGTACCAAGGGACTCCCTTCCATTGGAAATAAAAAGAACATTGGATCTACAAATTCAAAAACAAATAGGCTATACCCCCACCTTAACAGTCATTGAAGGAGAGGAAGCACTGGTTGATACTGAATTTCTTGATCAGCCTGACTTAAAAAAGGTGGTCCCTAAAGATTTACTTGCATGGTATAAAACGGAAGAGGCACAATGGTTCGCCAAAGATATTTTTAATGAACTTACTGTAGAAGAAGTTCACACAATCTATGATAATGTACAAGCTCATGCAATGCTAGCTTTAAAATACCTTTCTGACAATGATGGTCTAATTCTATTTGGCTCAGATACTCCATCTGCCCCAACTTATGGCAATCAACCTGGTCATAATGGAAATTGGGAGCTTAAATTGATGAAAGAAGCGAGAGTCCCTTTACATAAAATACTTGCGTCCGCTACCTTCAATAATGCCAAAGCTTTTCATTTAGATTCTTCTCTTGGCTCATTGGCTATCGGAAAAAAAGCAAATATGGTTATAATGGCTAAAAATCCTTTAATGGATATTGAAGCATATGATGCCATAGAGAAAGTTGTTATTGGAGGTAAAGTCATAAAAAGAGAAGATTTAGAGGTCAAAGAATAACGGGCTACAACATGTATATGATGTCTATTCCCGATTTTGTGAAAGTCACCCGATGAATTTCGGATGTTGAATTAGACTCCATAGAATTAAAAACACTCATCAAACCTAAGTACCGGCCAGAATTTATCATTTCCCTTCCTTTGGATTGTAACTTCTTGCGACCACGACTTCCACCAATGCAATAAATAAAGAGCCGTTTGGGTCTTTTAAAAATTGCCTAAAAAAATCCCATCGTTCATGTTAAAGTGGGAATTATCATGTTAAATAGGAAATTGTCCATGGTTTAGCATAGTTAAGACATGTAATTTCAGGGTAAACTATTAAAAAATCATCTCGGTTTTTTAAGTTGTATTGTCAATTTATATCCATGTTACTAATCCCCACTACTTATGCCTTATTCAGAACCAAAACCCCAAACTTGGTTTATAAAGTCTTCCATAAACCCAAATTTTGAGTATGCCCGCCAACATTGTCTTGACTGGGCCTTAAAGTTTGAATTCGTAAAAAAAGATGATAGAAATTACCAACGCTTGGAGATTTCCAAGATTTGGATGTTGACCGCTCGGGCCTACCCATCGGCAACAAAAGAAGAGCTTTGTTTCGCAACCGAATGGTTTACCTGGTTGTTTTGTCATGACGATATTTGTGACGATTCCCAATTAAGAAATCAACTCGATAGCTTGCTTGTCCTGCACAAAGAATTTATGGCCATTTTATTGCATAAGAAGATGCCTGGCAAAAGTGATCCTTTGCACCGTGGCCTGCTTCATATTCGAGAGCAATTGGACGATATTACGGCTGAAAAATGGATTGCTACATTTACCGAAGATGTACGACTATATCTTAACGCAACACGTTGGGAGGCTAAAAATCGTAGGTACAATACCATAAACAGCGTTTCTTCATATAACAAAATGAGGTTATTCTCAGGAGCGGTATATACTTGTTTCGATTTGATTGGAATGTTCCATCAAATCGATGTGGATGTATCGTTTTTAAAAGACCTTCCTTTTAGGCAAATGATAACAATGGCAAACAATTGTGTTTGTTGGGACAATGATATTCGTGGCGTGGCCAAAGAATTGAAAGAGGGAACAACAAATCTTATTACTTGTTTGAAGCATGAACATCATATTTCAATCGAAGAGGCCATTAAAAGAGCACAAAAGATGTGCGATATGGAAATGGAGGATTTTTTTGAATTTAAAGAACGGTTGCCAAAGTTTGACGAGCAAAAGTCGTTGCAACAATACACAGCCGGTTTAGAGTCTCTCGTACAAGGTCATATAGATTGGTATTCCGATACCGAGCGCTATACCGTCAAGGATTGACCTAAGGCATTTTTGGCAGGTCCAGAAAGTACTCCATTTACTTTTTCTTTTCCTACGGCGTCATTTACGCATATTGTCAACACTACCCCAAATTACTATGAATCATGTCCCAATTTATTCAAAGAAAGCCCAGTGAACTTTCCCGCAAAGAAAGAAGTCAGGTGAAAGCCCTGTTCGAACGGTACTACCCTACAGTTAATGATGAATACATAAATGATAGGTTATCAAGCGTTTATGGTTTTAACATCGTTCTTTTGAAAAGCCATGGTATTGTGCTGGGGGCCAGCTATTACAAAATGGACAGGCTAAAAACCCCTTTTCAACAAAAGAAAATTCCGGTCGTCCAGTTCGGCCAGGTACTAAAAAATGAATATTACGAGGATGGTGTCATTTGGCGCACAGGGCATTGGTATGCCCAAAGGAATATAAGTTATTACTATTGTATAAAGCCAACAGTGGGACTATCCATGATCAGCTCTCCAAAAGTCTTCGAGCATTTTACCAGGCTTTTTAAGAACCATTGTCCGAATTTAGGGCCTATGGAGTCGG
The sequence above is a segment of the Muricauda sp. SCSIO 64092 genome. Coding sequences within it:
- a CDS encoding amidohydrolase family protein, producing MVEKDGIVYVGKNKPGISGTFEQIDGTGKFIIPGLIDSHVHIIPGVQGMLPHHMEKYPELATGFKSQMPRSYLYYGFTTVINLGGISDERITSFKMQEVKPDLYHVGYSGAAVANGYPMNFTPEEFRFEAEPNFIYMESQAESIPDKYDPADHTPKAVVRRIKNSGAIAVKSYYESGFGRMMGLPVPTKDIMKDLLTEAHSNGLVLTVHANSLEAHSFLVDIGVDIMAHGIWNWGKYKDVPRDSLPLEIKRTLDLQIQKQIGYTPTLTVIEGEEALVDTEFLDQPDLKKVVPKDLLAWYKTEEAQWFAKDIFNELTVEEVHTIYDNVQAHAMLALKYLSDNDGLILFGSDTPSAPTYGNQPGHNGNWELKLMKEARVPLHKILASATFNNAKAFHLDSSLGSLAIGKKANMVIMAKNPLMDIEAYDAIEKVVIGGKVIKREDLEVKE
- a CDS encoding terpene synthase family protein; protein product: MPYSEPKPQTWFIKSSINPNFEYARQHCLDWALKFEFVKKDDRNYQRLEISKIWMLTARAYPSATKEELCFATEWFTWLFCHDDICDDSQLRNQLDSLLVLHKEFMAILLHKKMPGKSDPLHRGLLHIREQLDDITAEKWIATFTEDVRLYLNATRWEAKNRRYNTINSVSSYNKMRLFSGAVYTCFDLIGMFHQIDVDVSFLKDLPFRQMITMANNCVCWDNDIRGVAKELKEGTTNLITCLKHEHHISIEEAIKRAQKMCDMEMEDFFEFKERLPKFDEQKSLQQYTAGLESLVQGHIDWYSDTERYTVKD